A DNA window from Verrucomicrobiia bacterium contains the following coding sequences:
- a CDS encoding glycosyltransferase family 2 protein, with protein sequence MNNRDAKQSITVVVPCYNYARFIREAVDSALAQTVPPLEVIVVDDGSTDQTPEVMAAYASDPRVRYLRQENRGLSAARNAGILAARGEFIALLDADDRWKPEKLSRQLVEFTEESVGLVYCGREVFDEHGTQNLDPADESKCKRALEWLTVATLFCPSSVILRRCCFLEQGGFDESLRKVEDREMWIRLAKHWRFRCVPDCLVEWRLHGSALNMQTNGMEDAFRETLRRAFADGPLRRRWLLRAKAQAFMHFDFSWVYHMARKHREAWLHTLLAVVLYPLPDWGGQLFQHRFARWRRLLRYTFTPNTP encoded by the coding sequence GTGAATAACCGGGACGCAAAACAATCGATCACCGTCGTGGTCCCCTGCTACAATTACGCCCGGTTCATTCGGGAAGCGGTGGACAGCGCCCTCGCGCAGACTGTTCCGCCACTGGAAGTCATTGTCGTTGACGACGGCTCGACGGACCAGACCCCGGAAGTGATGGCCGCGTACGCATCCGATCCGCGTGTGCGTTATTTGCGCCAGGAAAACCGTGGCCTTTCCGCGGCGCGCAACGCCGGCATCCTTGCTGCCCGCGGCGAATTCATCGCGTTGCTGGACGCCGATGATCGCTGGAAGCCGGAGAAATTGTCGCGGCAGTTGGTCGAGTTCACGGAGGAGTCAGTGGGCCTGGTCTATTGTGGCCGTGAAGTCTTCGATGAACATGGCACCCAGAACCTGGACCCGGCCGATGAATCCAAATGCAAACGCGCATTGGAGTGGCTTACCGTCGCCACCTTGTTCTGTCCGTCCTCGGTGATCCTGCGCCGGTGCTGCTTTCTGGAACAAGGCGGATTTGACGAATCCCTGCGGAAAGTGGAAGACCGCGAAATGTGGATCCGACTCGCGAAACACTGGCGCTTCCGCTGCGTCCCCGACTGCCTCGTGGAATGGCGGCTACATGGGAGCGCCCTCAACATGCAGACCAACGGTATGGAAGATGCCTTCCGCGAAACCTTGCGTCGCGCTTTTGCCGACGGTCCGCTGCGACGACGGTGGTTGCTCCGGGCCAAAGCCCAAGCCTTCATGCACTTTGACTTTTCGTGGGTCTACCACATGGCGCGTAAGCACCGCGAGGCCTGGCTTCATACCCTGCTGGCGGTGGTACTCTATCCCCTCCCCGATTGGGGGGGGCAACTCTTTCAGCATCGCTTCGCCCGCTGGCGGCGACTGTTGCGCTACACGTTCACACCCAACACACCCTAA
- a CDS encoding NAD-dependent epimerase/dehydratase family protein, giving the protein MKILMTGAAGFIASNVADEYIKQGHEVAVLDNLSTGFRHNLNPKARFYEVDIRDAAGVDRVFDEFKPEVVSHHAAQMDVRKSTRDPVFDAQCNILGSLNLILATVRTGVKRFVYISTGGAVYGDVPKKDLPADESYPVNPISQYGISKHTVEHYLYLYNRLNSLSYIVLRYPNVFGPRQTPHGEAGVVAIFSGLLLDGKPCTIFGDGSKTRDYVFVGDIVHANVLALQTDFCGIVNIGSGIGTSDRQVYDAVAAAVGTTVPPSYTAVRPGEVEHIYLNAARASRILGWKQEVLFPEGVRRTVEYIRTVERQRAAKS; this is encoded by the coding sequence ATGAAAATCCTGATGACCGGCGCCGCCGGGTTCATTGCCTCAAACGTTGCTGACGAATACATCAAGCAGGGCCACGAGGTCGCCGTGCTCGACAACCTGAGCACCGGCTTCCGTCACAACCTAAACCCCAAGGCGCGCTTCTACGAAGTGGACATTCGCGATGCCGCTGGCGTGGACCGGGTCTTCGACGAGTTCAAACCCGAGGTCGTCAGCCATCACGCCGCGCAGATGGATGTTCGCAAGTCCACGCGGGACCCGGTTTTCGACGCGCAATGTAACATCCTCGGGAGCCTCAACCTGATTCTGGCCACCGTCCGGACGGGCGTGAAACGCTTCGTCTACATCTCCACAGGCGGCGCCGTGTACGGCGATGTCCCGAAGAAGGACCTGCCCGCGGACGAGAGCTACCCCGTTAACCCCATCAGCCAATATGGCATCAGCAAGCACACCGTGGAACACTACCTCTACCTGTACAACCGCCTCAACAGCCTCTCCTACATCGTGCTGCGGTATCCGAACGTCTTTGGTCCGCGGCAGACCCCGCATGGTGAGGCGGGCGTCGTGGCGATTTTCAGTGGCCTGCTGCTGGATGGTAAACCGTGCACGATTTTCGGCGACGGCAGCAAGACACGCGACTACGTGTTTGTCGGCGATATCGTGCACGCCAATGTGCTGGCGCTCCAAACGGACTTCTGCGGCATCGTCAACATCGGTAGTGGCATCGGCACCAGTGATCGACAGGTTTATGACGCCGTCGCCGCAGCTGTCGGGACCACAGTGCCGCCTTCCTACACCGCAGTGCGTCCCGGAGAGGTGGAGCACATCTATCTCAATGCGGCGCGCGCGTCCAGGATTCTTGGCTGGAAACAAGAGGTCCTGTTCCCGGAAGGGGTCCGCCGCACCGTCGAATATATCCGCACCGTCGAGCGGCAACGCGCCGCGAAGTCCTAA
- a CDS encoding lipopolysaccharide biosynthesis protein, which yields MQDQALKDKAVRGVIWYGGSRAIIQLLSWVLTIAVARVLVPEDYGLFGMCSVYTGLVDFLNELGFGAAIVQRKEVSEDDLHTLFWFGVVVSLLIYGLTYLVAPLVAVFYRHEQVTPVLRALGLVFILTNLRLVPWNLLTRAVDFKRRSILEVVGNMLGVVSTFLLARAGWGVWSLVLGVLIREAVLCVLVFAQSHWRPRFKFAWVNLRELSSFSLNLSAARIAWYLYDNSDRLIIGRYLGDQTLGYYTLATRLTTELSGRVLSIINQVAFPVYSRLQDDHDRLKSYFLTSVQLACLVIVPVLAGLSLVSGDVIPLLLKPKWAPMIPALNIMCWAAMIMMINSLSGPLLLAKGKTGLLLKFNLLNLAVMPPVFYFAARSGLQAICLVWLLVFPVLALVWIAAVKRCVVFHWSELGEALRPAFVSTAVMVLTVFLPQITILKSLGPVPRTAIETVLGIGGYVACLLLLFPQPLQNILQFVRRRKSEVTAVIA from the coding sequence ATGCAAGACCAGGCACTGAAAGACAAGGCCGTCCGCGGGGTCATTTGGTATGGCGGGTCACGTGCGATCATCCAGCTGCTGAGTTGGGTGTTGACCATCGCCGTGGCGCGAGTGCTGGTGCCGGAGGATTACGGATTGTTTGGCATGTGCAGCGTGTACACGGGACTGGTGGATTTTCTCAATGAACTCGGCTTCGGCGCGGCGATCGTCCAACGCAAGGAAGTCAGCGAGGATGATCTGCACACGTTGTTTTGGTTCGGCGTGGTTGTGAGCCTTCTGATCTATGGCCTCACGTATCTCGTGGCACCGCTCGTGGCGGTATTCTACCGGCATGAACAGGTGACGCCGGTGCTGCGGGCGCTGGGGCTGGTTTTTATTCTCACGAACCTGCGACTGGTGCCGTGGAACCTGCTGACACGCGCGGTGGATTTCAAGAGGCGTTCGATCCTCGAGGTCGTTGGCAACATGCTCGGTGTGGTGTCAACGTTCCTGTTGGCGCGCGCCGGCTGGGGCGTCTGGTCGCTGGTGCTGGGCGTGCTGATCCGCGAAGCGGTCTTGTGCGTCCTGGTGTTCGCCCAATCACACTGGCGACCACGATTCAAATTTGCCTGGGTCAACCTCCGCGAACTGTCATCATTCAGCCTCAATTTATCCGCCGCGCGGATCGCCTGGTATTTGTATGACAATTCTGATCGCCTGATTATCGGGCGTTATCTCGGTGACCAAACGCTGGGCTACTACACGCTGGCCACGCGGCTAACAACCGAGTTGAGCGGACGCGTACTCTCGATTATCAATCAGGTCGCGTTTCCCGTCTACTCCCGACTGCAAGATGACCATGACCGACTGAAGAGTTACTTCCTCACGTCCGTGCAACTGGCGTGCCTGGTAATCGTCCCGGTACTGGCCGGCCTGTCGCTGGTAAGTGGGGACGTCATTCCGTTATTGTTGAAGCCCAAATGGGCGCCGATGATCCCAGCGCTGAACATCATGTGCTGGGCGGCCATGATCATGATGATCAATTCACTTTCGGGTCCTTTGCTCCTCGCGAAAGGAAAAACCGGGCTCCTCTTGAAGTTCAATCTCCTCAATCTGGCAGTCATGCCGCCTGTGTTCTATTTTGCGGCGCGCTCCGGCTTGCAGGCAATTTGTCTCGTGTGGCTGCTGGTGTTCCCCGTGCTCGCTCTCGTTTGGATTGCCGCCGTCAAACGTTGTGTCGTGTTTCACTGGTCGGAACTGGGAGAGGCCTTGCGGCCGGCATTCGTGTCCACTGCGGTAATGGTGCTCACTGTTTTCCTGCCCCAGATCACCATCCTCAAAAGCCTGGGACCTGTCCCGCGAACAGCCATCGAGACGGTGCTTGGGATCGGCGGTTACGTCGCCTGCCTCCTGTTGCTGTTCCCCCAACCGCTGCAAAACATCCTGCAATTTGTGCGGCGAAGAAAATCTGAAGTGACTGCCGTGATTGCCTAA
- a CDS encoding methyltransferase domain-containing protein, whose translation MRNVTEAEARAYLTEFDPPPTDFVNMHLPRYAATLNLLPDGTGKLLELGCDNHFTLLLEQFTHYEVRTQNLPDAGTGYSGITQFTHKPTGRRIEFQRDLFDLEQSAYPYPDNTFDAVVCTEILEHLLHDPMAMLTEIHRILKPNGALILTTPNIISWHALLKGLRGITPYEGSYFWRQHKPPMLQHAKEFMPHEVKLMLDGAGFSVEKFYTPHVFFKHERYKLADLLLLTLIHLWFPLTGRHPRQLRHRGAHIFVVARKTGTLRDRYPSEIYME comes from the coding sequence ATGCGAAACGTCACCGAAGCGGAAGCCCGAGCGTATCTGACGGAGTTCGATCCGCCTCCCACGGACTTTGTAAACATGCATCTGCCACGGTACGCAGCGACCCTGAACCTGCTGCCGGATGGCACGGGCAAACTCCTGGAGCTGGGTTGCGACAATCATTTTACATTGTTGCTCGAGCAATTTACGCATTACGAGGTACGGACACAGAACCTGCCGGACGCCGGCACCGGCTATAGCGGGATCACGCAGTTTACCCACAAGCCCACCGGCCGACGGATCGAGTTTCAGCGCGACCTGTTCGACCTTGAGCAAAGCGCATATCCCTATCCTGACAATACGTTCGATGCCGTCGTCTGCACGGAGATCCTCGAGCACCTCTTGCACGACCCCATGGCGATGTTGACGGAGATACACCGCATTCTGAAACCAAATGGAGCTTTGATTCTCACCACGCCGAACATTATTTCCTGGCACGCGTTGTTGAAGGGCCTCCGTGGGATCACTCCCTATGAGGGATCGTATTTCTGGCGTCAGCACAAACCGCCCATGCTGCAACATGCCAAGGAGTTCATGCCCCATGAGGTAAAACTGATGCTCGACGGTGCCGGATTCAGTGTGGAGAAATTCTACACACCGCACGTTTTCTTCAAACATGAGCGCTACAAGCTGGCCGACCTTCTACTCCTCACCCTTATCCATCTTTGGTTTCCGCTCACCGGGCGTCATCCGCGCCAACTGCGCCACCGCGGAGCGCACATTTTCGTCGTTGCCAGGAAAACCGGCACGTTGCGTGACCGATATCCCAGCGAAATCTACATGGAATAA